A window of Paraburkholderia sp. PGU19 genomic DNA:
CCCGCCGGCTCATACGCCGACGCGATAGGGATCGCGGGTCCTGATACCCGAATGGGCGGACAAATAGGGTGATGCCGGCCGGTCGGCCCGGCACCATTTCTGGTTGCTGTCTCCACAGTCACTCCATGTGTTTTAGTTAGACCGGCCCTCGGTGCCGTTGATGACATTAAACTCATCGCTGATCGTTTTGTCAATATAGACGTTCGAATCTATACTGTGGAAATGACCAGACCAGGATTCACCATGACAAACACGACAGATCGCCGGACCATCAAACGTTCCACGCGTGCGGCGCCCGCCGCCCCGGCTCCCGTTGTCGAAGAGCGGGAGCCCCGCGGTGCGCGCCGCAAGCGCGAGACGCGGGCCCGTCTGCTCGACGCCGCCCTTAGGCTGATGGCGGAAAAGGGCATGGAGGGCGTGGCGATCAACGAAATCACCGAGGCCGCCGACGTAGGCTTTGGCTCGTTCTACAACCACTTCGAATCGAAAGAAGCGATCTACGCGACGCTCGTCGATAACGTGTTTGAGGAATTCGCGAACATGCTCGATCGCCTTGCGGGCGGCATTACCGACCCCGCAGAGGTGGTCGCCGTCTCCGTGCGCCACACTGTCCTGCGTGCGCGGCACGACCCGGTGTGGGGGCGTTTTCTGATACGTGAAGGGTTTTCTGCGCGCGCGATGAGCCGCGGGCTGGGCCAGCGGCTGCTGCGCGATATCGGCAACGGCATTGCCGTGAAACGGTTCGTCGTTGCCGACCCGTTTATCGGATTTCTCGCAGTGGGTGGCACGGTCCTCTGTGCGATCGCCGCGGAACTGAACTTCGTCGCGCCAGGCGCGAGCGCAGCGGGCGTGCTGAAAGAACTCGGCTTCAGTGGCGAGCACTTCCCGGAGCGCACAGCAGCGATGTTGCTGCAAACGCTTGGGCTAAAGCGCGCTGAGGCGGAAAAGATTGCGGCGCGGCCACTGCCCGTCGTCGAGGAAGCCGTCGAGGAAAATTGAGGATCGCGAAACGAGCAACTGTTGTGATCACGCCCAGGCCGGACCGACGATGTGACTACCGCGTTCCTTCGTGGCGGCCGCCTGCCAGGCGTGGGGACTGATTGTCATCGGAAGGCGTCGGGACAGTATCGCCACGCGGGCCATTTGACCCGTGCCCGCCTTGCTCAATCGCCCCCCAGCGCAAGAATGCTTGCGATCAATTCCTGGTCCTCGTTGTCCAGCACTTCGCGGTGGAACCTCGAAAGATCGCGGAGCGCTGAACATACGAGCCGAACCGGATGCGGTGTCGACGGCAGAAGCGGCCAGGCATGTAGCAGATAGAGCAACGGTGTGATCTCGCGCCGCTCGCACCACCGGTCGAAGAGCAAAATACAGAGATCATCGACCTGCTTGCGCAAATGGGCGGCCCCATCGCTGACATCCGCGGCTCGTACCGCGGTAAAAAGGGACGCCATTTTGCTGTTGGAAGCTCTGTTCATTCCTGTCGATACAAATGGGCCTGTTTGCCTATCGAGCGAGCGGCGGAGGCCCGCGCCGACTGGGGACGGGCAACCGGACTCATTCCTCAAGGCGCGGAACCGCCCTGTCAGCGGCTGTTTGGGCACCGTCTGTCGCACGCGGGCAGGACAACGTCCTCTTCCCCGGTTTGCCCGAGGCCCGAGTGGGACTCGATGGACTATCTGGCGCGCTCGCGGCGAAGGCGCGTACGACTTTCGCTATCTGTGCAGCGACTACGCTTATCGCGCGGCGATGGCCGCCTACGATCGCCTGATATCCGTCAGACACGGGCTCGCTCACTACGCTGTGGCAAGTCAATGTCTCGACGTCCGCCGACGTGCGTACATTCCATACAACGTCAATCAGCACATGTGAACCGGGCCAGGATTCAAAGCGCTGAACATCGACGCCAACCTGATATACAGGAACGTCCTCACCACGGGCGACCGTCTTCGCGCCGGGCGCGCCGGCCTGTTGGCTCACGCCAGCAATCAGCGCATAGCGAATTTCGTCCGGTAGAGACGACGCCCACCGATCGTCCTCCAATACCTGCACCTGAGCCGCATTAGTCTGTACCACAAGCTCGCTTCTTGCGACAGCGGCCGGCACCTTCACCGGACGCACGTCGATACGATATGACGGACTCGCAGTGCTGCCCGTAATCGTCGGCAGTGCATCGGTGCCGAGCGTGTAAAAGCGCGTCGGCGGCGAAGCGCACGCCGTCAGGACGGCCAGACCCATGACGGTCACGGTCCGCACTACAGTGCGCCATGAACGGGATTGCCTCAGCATCATGGCCTGTCTCCTTTCTTGCCGAACAGCAACGCCTGGGGATGACGCTCCAGGTAATCGGCGAGC
This region includes:
- a CDS encoding TetR/AcrR family transcriptional regulator → MTNTTDRRTIKRSTRAAPAAPAPVVEEREPRGARRKRETRARLLDAALRLMAEKGMEGVAINEITEAADVGFGSFYNHFESKEAIYATLVDNVFEEFANMLDRLAGGITDPAEVVAVSVRHTVLRARHDPVWGRFLIREGFSARAMSRGLGQRLLRDIGNGIAVKRFVVADPFIGFLAVGGTVLCAIAAELNFVAPGASAAGVLKELGFSGEHFPERTAAMLLQTLGLKRAEAEKIAARPLPVVEEAVEEN
- a CDS encoding PqiC family protein — translated: MMLRQSRSWRTVVRTVTVMGLAVLTACASPPTRFYTLGTDALPTITGSTASPSYRIDVRPVKVPAAVARSELVVQTNAAQVQVLEDDRWASSLPDEIRYALIAGVSQQAGAPGAKTVARGEDVPVYQVGVDVQRFESWPGSHVLIDVVWNVRTSADVETLTCHSVVSEPVSDGYQAIVGGHRRAISVVAAQIAKVVRAFAASAPDSPSSPTRASGKPGKRTLSCPRATDGAQTAADRAVPRLEE